A genomic segment from Montipora foliosa isolate CH-2021 chromosome 9, ASM3666993v2, whole genome shotgun sequence encodes:
- the LOC137971197 gene encoding transmembrane channel-like protein 7 isoform X1 codes for MSDHSERDGNAPRNISGFLDFRPVTGENEEKPPTSDGMGHVNESFVSSHSASNLLRVPSQESMASTETYHSNNSSVVHVRPQGGANAGYEGDDSDEDDADLWYDEKDLAKSMPSHTFQSIRGLPSSNAYKQGMRRTLKLRGHNSRGSVRSQQSVDGAGSSAGVHEDDVINDMPMSLTPAEFAELTQRRKSIKEMPTSIRRKRSLRENVVESAVHRRSHKGISKWRQFKLSVAMGWQHFIDQCKEVLYAMELWRSDLKVIHGMFGSGVQSYFVLLRWLFLLNLVIFLTTIFFLFIPQVIHMNSIQSNNNTFTGWELLTGEGWFVQTELYYRAYTSERIGNDLNYNMPLAYLLVGGGYLLLCLVMLVYSMANSYRNNYIYSGDEFSFFSSKVFCSWDYGVTDKSASLLKHKSVYNELKEMIAEQSYNYEQTLDEKCSLFWLRCLTNIIVIALMSGAGYLIYFSAGLSLTADENDENDVLEKLLLPLVVSGINLIMPMAFRIIASLEKYRSPRTTINVNLARTTMMMLVTVTMVTVMLFIDIQRCRGGKELSITGRQCDKDIVRCWENYVGYTFYRLVIVDFAFLLLSTFFGEFVRRIVAVNIRSCKETLGPPGFDISRNVIDLVYAQCLCWIGTFYSPLLPLIQLIKFLILFYVKKTSVLMNCRPSMRPFRASKMNLLFLFLLALSFMLAMIVIGYTIMSEDITSPSERCGPFKGLDSMYQVVTDLVEGFPNWLRQVISYASSASVIAVVFCILGVTVYYYKMLKDSNEKKIKLLKEQIAMAGRDKLYLIKKLQKGITLALDPTTGE; via the exons TCTCGTCACATTCTGCAAGTAACCTTTTGAGAGTGCCTTCTCAGGAGTCCATGGCTTCCACAGAAACTTATCATAGCAATAATTCAAGTGTGGTGCATGTCAGGCCTCAGGGCGGGGCTAACGCAGGATATGAAGGTGATGACAGCGATGAAGACGATGCAGATTTGTGGTATGATGAGAAAGATTTGGCTAAAAGTATGCCTAGCCATACGTTTCAGTCCATTCGAGGTCTGCCATCAAGCAATGCATACAAACAAGGCATGCGAAGGACTCTTAAGCTAAGGGGGCATAATTCACGTGGTTCTGTGAGGAGTCAACAATCAGTTGATGGAGCAGGCAGCAGCGCAGGTGTCCATGAGGATGATGTGATCAATGACATGCCAATGAGCCTTACACCAGCAGAATTTGCAGAGCTGACACAGAGAAGAAAGTCTATCAAGGAAATGCCAACTTCAATCAGAAGAAAGCGAAGTCTCAG AGAGAATGTTGTTGAGTCAGCGGTGCATAGAAGATCACACAAGGGAATAAGTAAATGGAGGCAATTCAAGCTTTCAGTTGCTATG GGATGGCAGCATTTTATAGATCAATGCAAAGAAGTTCTTTACGCAATGGAGTTGTGGAGGAGTGACCTTAAAGTAATCCACG GAATGTTTGGATCTGGAGTTCAGTCCTACTTTGTGTTGCTACGTTGGCTCTTTCTTCTTAACCTTGTCATATTTTTGACAACCATCTTCTTCCTGTTTATACCACAAGTAATTCACATGAACAGCATTCAAAGCAACAATAACACGTTTACAGGCTGGGAGTTGCTAACAGGGGAG GGTTGGTTTGTACAAACAGAGCTGTACTATCGAGCCTACACCAGTGAAAGAATTGGGAATGATTTGAATTATAACATGCCTCTAGCATACCTTCTCGTGGGTGGCGGCTATCTTCTGTTGTGCTTGGTAATGTTGGTGTACAG CATGGCAAATTCATACAGGAATAACTACATTTATTCAGGAGATGagtttagtttcttttcttccaAAGTCTTTTGTTCTTGGGATTATGGAGTAACAGATAAAAGTGCATCACTACTGAAACACAAGAGTGTCTACAATGAACTGAAG GAGATGATTGCAGAACAGAGTTACAATTATGAACAGACACTTGACGAAAAGTGCTCCTTATTTTGGCTTCGATGTCTCACCAACATCATTGTCATTGCCCTGATGTCAGGAGCTGGTTATCTGATTTACTTCTCAGCAGGTCTTTCACTAACAGCG gatgaaaatgatgaaaatgatgtGCTGGAAAAACTTCTTCTTCCTTTGGTGGTATCAGGCATTAACCTTATTATGCCAATGGCATTTCGCATCATAGCAAGTTTAGAAAAATACAGGAGTCCTCGAACTACCATTAATGTTAATCTTGCAAG GACTACAATGATGATGCTGGTAACGGTGACAATGGTTACAGTGATGCTTTTCATTGACATACAAAGATGTCGCGGTGGCAAAGAACTTTCGATCACTGGCAGACAATGCGATAAA GACATTGTTAGATGTTGGGAGAATTATGTTGGCTACACATTCTACCGGCTTGTCATTGTGGATTTTGCTTTCCTGCTGCTTTCAACCTTCTTTGGAGAATTTGTGCGAAG GATAGTGGCTGTAAATATTCGGAGCTGCAAGGAAACACTTGGACCACCAGGCTTTGACATTTCCAGAAATGTCATAGACCTGGTATATGCACAATGTTTGTGTTG GATTGGAACATTCTACAGTCCATTACTTCCACTCATTCAGCTTATAAAGTTTCTGATTTTGTTCTATGTGAAAAAG ACCAGCGTGCTCATGAACTGTCGTCCATCCATGAGGCCTTTCCGGGCATCCAAAATGAACCTTTTGTTCCTCTTTCTACTGGCATTGTCCTTTATGCTGGCAATGATTGTCATTGGATACACCATTATGTCTGAAGACAT AACTTCTCCATCTGAACGTTGTGGTCCATTCAA GGGTTTGGACTCAATGTATCAAGTTGTCACTGACTTAGTGGAAGGGTTTCCTAATTGGCTGAGACAAGTTATCAGTTATGCATCATCAGCAAGTGTTATCGCCGTGGTGTTTTGTATTCTGGG GGTTActgtttattattacaaaatgctGAAGGATTCCAATGAAAAGAAGATCAAGCTACTCAAGGAACAGATTGCCATG GCGGGCCGTGACAAGCTGTATTTAATAAAAAAACTCCAGAAGGGAATAACCTTGGCATTAGATCCCACTACTGGCGAATAA
- the LOC137971197 gene encoding transmembrane channel-like protein 7 isoform X2 — MASTETYHSNNSSVVHVRPQGGANAGYEGDDSDEDDADLWYDEKDLAKSMPSHTFQSIRGLPSSNAYKQGMRRTLKLRGHNSRGSVRSQQSVDGAGSSAGVHEDDVINDMPMSLTPAEFAELTQRRKSIKEMPTSIRRKRSLRENVVESAVHRRSHKGISKWRQFKLSVAMGWQHFIDQCKEVLYAMELWRSDLKVIHGMFGSGVQSYFVLLRWLFLLNLVIFLTTIFFLFIPQVIHMNSIQSNNNTFTGWELLTGEGWFVQTELYYRAYTSERIGNDLNYNMPLAYLLVGGGYLLLCLVMLVYSMANSYRNNYIYSGDEFSFFSSKVFCSWDYGVTDKSASLLKHKSVYNELKEMIAEQSYNYEQTLDEKCSLFWLRCLTNIIVIALMSGAGYLIYFSAGLSLTADENDENDVLEKLLLPLVVSGINLIMPMAFRIIASLEKYRSPRTTINVNLARTTMMMLVTVTMVTVMLFIDIQRCRGGKELSITGRQCDKDIVRCWENYVGYTFYRLVIVDFAFLLLSTFFGEFVRRIVAVNIRSCKETLGPPGFDISRNVIDLVYAQCLCWIGTFYSPLLPLIQLIKFLILFYVKKTSVLMNCRPSMRPFRASKMNLLFLFLLALSFMLAMIVIGYTIMSEDITSPSERCGPFKGLDSMYQVVTDLVEGFPNWLRQVISYASSASVIAVVFCILGVTVYYYKMLKDSNEKKIKLLKEQIAMAGRDKLYLIKKLQKGITLALDPTTGE; from the exons ATGGCTTCCACAGAAACTTATCATAGCAATAATTCAAGTGTGGTGCATGTCAGGCCTCAGGGCGGGGCTAACGCAGGATATGAAGGTGATGACAGCGATGAAGACGATGCAGATTTGTGGTATGATGAGAAAGATTTGGCTAAAAGTATGCCTAGCCATACGTTTCAGTCCATTCGAGGTCTGCCATCAAGCAATGCATACAAACAAGGCATGCGAAGGACTCTTAAGCTAAGGGGGCATAATTCACGTGGTTCTGTGAGGAGTCAACAATCAGTTGATGGAGCAGGCAGCAGCGCAGGTGTCCATGAGGATGATGTGATCAATGACATGCCAATGAGCCTTACACCAGCAGAATTTGCAGAGCTGACACAGAGAAGAAAGTCTATCAAGGAAATGCCAACTTCAATCAGAAGAAAGCGAAGTCTCAG AGAGAATGTTGTTGAGTCAGCGGTGCATAGAAGATCACACAAGGGAATAAGTAAATGGAGGCAATTCAAGCTTTCAGTTGCTATG GGATGGCAGCATTTTATAGATCAATGCAAAGAAGTTCTTTACGCAATGGAGTTGTGGAGGAGTGACCTTAAAGTAATCCACG GAATGTTTGGATCTGGAGTTCAGTCCTACTTTGTGTTGCTACGTTGGCTCTTTCTTCTTAACCTTGTCATATTTTTGACAACCATCTTCTTCCTGTTTATACCACAAGTAATTCACATGAACAGCATTCAAAGCAACAATAACACGTTTACAGGCTGGGAGTTGCTAACAGGGGAG GGTTGGTTTGTACAAACAGAGCTGTACTATCGAGCCTACACCAGTGAAAGAATTGGGAATGATTTGAATTATAACATGCCTCTAGCATACCTTCTCGTGGGTGGCGGCTATCTTCTGTTGTGCTTGGTAATGTTGGTGTACAG CATGGCAAATTCATACAGGAATAACTACATTTATTCAGGAGATGagtttagtttcttttcttccaAAGTCTTTTGTTCTTGGGATTATGGAGTAACAGATAAAAGTGCATCACTACTGAAACACAAGAGTGTCTACAATGAACTGAAG GAGATGATTGCAGAACAGAGTTACAATTATGAACAGACACTTGACGAAAAGTGCTCCTTATTTTGGCTTCGATGTCTCACCAACATCATTGTCATTGCCCTGATGTCAGGAGCTGGTTATCTGATTTACTTCTCAGCAGGTCTTTCACTAACAGCG gatgaaaatgatgaaaatgatgtGCTGGAAAAACTTCTTCTTCCTTTGGTGGTATCAGGCATTAACCTTATTATGCCAATGGCATTTCGCATCATAGCAAGTTTAGAAAAATACAGGAGTCCTCGAACTACCATTAATGTTAATCTTGCAAG GACTACAATGATGATGCTGGTAACGGTGACAATGGTTACAGTGATGCTTTTCATTGACATACAAAGATGTCGCGGTGGCAAAGAACTTTCGATCACTGGCAGACAATGCGATAAA GACATTGTTAGATGTTGGGAGAATTATGTTGGCTACACATTCTACCGGCTTGTCATTGTGGATTTTGCTTTCCTGCTGCTTTCAACCTTCTTTGGAGAATTTGTGCGAAG GATAGTGGCTGTAAATATTCGGAGCTGCAAGGAAACACTTGGACCACCAGGCTTTGACATTTCCAGAAATGTCATAGACCTGGTATATGCACAATGTTTGTGTTG GATTGGAACATTCTACAGTCCATTACTTCCACTCATTCAGCTTATAAAGTTTCTGATTTTGTTCTATGTGAAAAAG ACCAGCGTGCTCATGAACTGTCGTCCATCCATGAGGCCTTTCCGGGCATCCAAAATGAACCTTTTGTTCCTCTTTCTACTGGCATTGTCCTTTATGCTGGCAATGATTGTCATTGGATACACCATTATGTCTGAAGACAT AACTTCTCCATCTGAACGTTGTGGTCCATTCAA GGGTTTGGACTCAATGTATCAAGTTGTCACTGACTTAGTGGAAGGGTTTCCTAATTGGCTGAGACAAGTTATCAGTTATGCATCATCAGCAAGTGTTATCGCCGTGGTGTTTTGTATTCTGGG GGTTActgtttattattacaaaatgctGAAGGATTCCAATGAAAAGAAGATCAAGCTACTCAAGGAACAGATTGCCATG GCGGGCCGTGACAAGCTGTATTTAATAAAAAAACTCCAGAAGGGAATAACCTTGGCATTAGATCCCACTACTGGCGAATAA
- the LOC137971199 gene encoding uncharacterized protein, whose translation MELYVKLNCLDSGKTECIKVALNEWDHLCVKNLKKILEDEIRVPLCDQVLSYQGRQLNDDSFPLKKLYFRQGDTVSVSCSTQGNILDMKSFLQEIKDFAKEINNETQSELLTVSLNKDFRTSYVSYDNIAQALENLSFNFFIPWKNAQSVVHRHYFVQEGGFDAFMEVLKFSGKRYRMEEKPHSRKLLGKLKDKDFCELAEELKELNNEQMVLQMHCLSLLWNFSETLHDRRLVLQKGGLQLVMKALLLDPNAHSLPSDEYFEVASINETAVGCLVQYAEFPDCQEVISQSPDTVAKLMFMVGSHFQSFSSTHIPTYNTYSAQIAANTLFCCACSLRTPKILVESGMHKRMINLVNLLPDGDLALSYYCTLFLARTRASALVWMDPQTAECIDKIIAAFLAKHKPDDVSKWEENHNYVWVSLTPFVSLAFSGRQVTGCTNSFLEIDCKKQKGEDKNECQATWNGIQDDVDGPNLLSEKGMINDMSDADMQLGSHAFPDKKTGLEKPVQGTGNSDSTAGGTTGDHSLSGNVTENKQRTMLGSKQTQKLGLFTLQHMLTSSGNQQLVKSERLLPYLDCLCGHISDDDAGLLKAQLRKYWSPSPASLSVICKSSLAFMLGFESALKM comes from the exons ATGGAACTTTATGTAAAATTGAACTGCTTGGATTCTGGCAAGACAGAATGTATCAAGGTTGCCTTGAACGAATGGGACCATCTGTGCGTGAAAAATTTAAAGAAGATTTTAGAGGACGAAATTCGGGTCCCTCTCTGTGATCAAGTCCTTTCATACCAAGGGCGACAACTCAACGACGATTCTTTTCCACtcaagaagctttattttcgtCAAGGGGACACTGTTTCAGTATCTTGTTCAACACAAGGCAATATTTTGGACATGAAAAGTTTTTTGCAAGAGATTAAGGATTTTGCAAAGGAAATAAACAACGAGACTCAAAGCGAACTATTGACAGTTTCTTTGAACAAAGATTTCAGAACTTCTTATGTGTCTTATGACAACATTGCTCAAGCGTTGGAaaatttgtctttcaatttctttattCCTTGGAAAAATGCCCAGTCCGTGGTTCATCGTCATTACTTTGTCCAAGAAGGTGGCTTTGATGCCTTCATGGAGGTTTTGAAATTTTCCGGTAAAAGATACAGAATGGAAGAGAAACCACACTCAAG gaaaCTACTGGGAAAGTTGAAAGACAAAGACTTTTGTGAACTAGCAGAGGAGCTGAAAGAATTAAACAATGAACAAATGGTCCTGCAAATGCACTGTTTGAGCCTTTTGTGGAACTTCTCTGAGACCCTACATGATCGTAGGCTAGTGCTGCAAAAGGGAGGATTGCAGTTAGTTATGAAAGCATTGTTGTTGGACCCGAATGCACACAGCTTGCCCAGCGATGAATACTTTGAGGTTGCAAGCATTAATGAAACTGCTGTGGGCTGCCTCGTTCA ATATGCAGAGTTTCCAGATTGCCAAGAAGTCATATCGCAGAGTCCTGACACTGTTGCTAAGCTCATGTTTATGGTGGGCAGCCATTTCCAATCATTTTCCAGCACACACATTCCCACCTACAATACATACTCTGCCCAGATTGCTGCAAACACCTTGTTCTGCTGTGCTTGCAGTTTGCGAACGCCAAAGATTTTGGTTGAGTCTGGTATGCACAAAAGAATGATTAACTTGGTGAATCTGTTACCAGATGGTGATTTGGCACTCAG TTACTATTGCACACTATTTCTGGCAAGAACAAGGGCATCAGCTTTGGTTTGGATGGACCCGCAAACTGCAGAATGCATTGACAAGATCATCGCTGCTTTTTTAGCTAAGCATAAGCCAGATGATGTTTCGAAGTGGGAAGAAAACCACAATTACGTGTGGGTCAGTTTAACTCCATTCGTAAGCCTGGCATTTTCAGGTCGACAAGTAACAGGCTGTACCAATTCTTTCTTGGAAATTGACTGTAAAAAACAAAAGggtgaagataaaaatgaatGCCAAGCAACTTGGAATGGCATCCAAGATGACGTGGATGGTCCAAATTTACTTTCCGAGAAAGGCATGATTAATGACATGAGTGATGCAGACATGCAATTGGGCAGCCATGCGTTTCCTGACAAGAAAACTGGATTAGAGAAACCAGTGCAAGGAACTGGAAACTCGGATTCAACAGCTGGTGGCACAACGGGTGATCACAGTCTTTCTGGCAATGTAacggaaaacaaacaaaggacgATGCTTGGGTCGAAACAAACTCAAAAGTTGGGTTTATTTACACTGCAACACATGCTCACTTCAAGTGGAAATCAGCAGCTTGTCAAGAGTGAAAGATTGCTTCCATATCTTGATTGCCTATGTGGGCACATTAGTGATGATGATGCTGGATTACTAAAAGCACAGTTAAGGAAATACTGGTCCCCATCGCCAGCTTCTCTGTCAGTTATATGCAAGTCAAGCTTAGCCTTTATGTTGGGCTTTGAGTCAGCCCTGAAAATGTGA